The nucleotide sequence ATTTTAATTTAGTAGACCTTATGGAACTCAACTGTCTGCATTTCACTTCATAATGTGCCAACCTTAGAAGAGGACACTAGACAAACTATCTCAAAACAACAATAAAACAGTTCATAACAATATGGAAATGTGATTCAAGGTGGAGTGTATACCATAGTGGATTGTAAAGGCAAGGATAATGACATTTTGATTTAGGAATGAACTGGATACAGACCTTCAAGGTTAGAATCATCCCTGCCACGCTTGATCAAATAGACACATATGTAGTCGTACTCGCCCCTTGCCAAAACAGTACCAAATGAGCTAATCGGATAATCCCTGTTGGACTCGGCAACCTTGATTGTATATTGACAGAGTAAACCAACCAATGATGATGAGGGGAAGGGATCTTGTGGATCGGTTTCCAAGGCACACCCTCAGCTGCAAAATTAAGGCCAGTACGATAATCAAACCAAGAGTATGATTTTATACACGTACATCCATCGATACATGCGATGAACAAATTGCTAAGGATGGTGCATCACGATGTTGCTTGGGTATTGATGCGTGAACTTAGTGGAGGTGAGAATGTTTGATAAATGAAAATGATCACAAATCAACTCACACTCTTTGTCTAGGTCAAAGAAGGCTATCTTGAATGCACAAAAGCGGGTAGGAGCAGAAAACCACAGCTTGTGGTTGTATTCAATGAGCTCTCGGCAGCGAACCATTTGAAGAATATTCACCACCTTCTGCTCCCATGTGAGGTTAGACTCCAGAAGATCCTGATTTCGATCATCCACAAGCCAATCCTGATCCGGCATCATTTCCTCCTTAGTTTTCTTCGTAATAGCCAACTTAGCCTCTTTTTTCTTCGCATCAGCCAGCTtagcctctttcttcttcttagcaTAAGCCAGCTTtagcctctttcttcttcttcgcatCAGCCATCTTCGCCATCAAATTTGCCCTCTCCTTCACCTTCGCCTGCTCCTTTGCCTCAGCTAGCTCCTTCGCGCTCTTTAGGTGAACACGAAGGGTGTCACCCTCCTTCACAATCTTGAGGCCACCAGTGATAGGCTGATAGCACCTGTGAAACGAGGTTTTGGTTTCTCATGCATCCCATCTAGTTAAACGTGCCATTGTAACATGTTAAAGAGTGACGGGTTACTGATTCAAACAGATGGGCATATATAGTGGCATTCGGTTGGGATGATTGATTGTTTAATGGTAGTCGGTAGATAGTACACTCACACGTTTCGACACAGACCCTGCAGCTAGGAGGGCAGGAATCGTGGCGAGTCTAGTAAagggacatgggtgtacacatgtaTACACCCAAATATTTTTTGCAAAAACTTCGAAGTTAGGAAGCTTGTCAATCAAATAGCTTTAGGTTAGGGTTTCGGTGCTCAGCTTGAAGGGAAAGGAAGAGAAGGGGTGGGAGTActtggtgggtgctcgtcgccggcgaagagacCAACTAAAGCTTCAGCACCTGGcttagggcggcggcggcagctgctgCCCTCGTCGGAGAGCAAGAGGGGGCGAGAGAGGCAGACAGAAGATTGCATGAAAAGGGATGCATCAGACGGAAGGGGAACACACGTTATGCAACACCGACGTAAATTAAAGAAAGTGCGCACCCGCATGGTTTTTTTTGTAATgtctattttctttatttttctttccctcccttttaatttttttttattttggttgGCTTCACTACTGGAGCACGAGATTTTTATTGACATTCTATGGCATTGGATTTgtagaaaataataaaaaatatattagaCGTGGACACGTGAATCTAGTATCAGAATCGGATAGGACGCAGATGGGTAAGTTCCAAGTAAAGGATGATTGACGTGGATGCGTGAGCATGGGTCAGGACTTTAGTATCGCCAGGTAGACGATGAGGTTGCAAGACCTGAACGAAAACTGTAAAACGTACATGTCGACGAATCGGGAGCGTCGATCGATGATGGAGGCTTGTGTGGTGAGTTCAGACTTCCCGAGTAGCTGTCGTCCTAAACCACGAGAAATTGCAAAAGTAATAATAAATATGAATTCAGTGATATTGATCCGGAAAAAATGACTAATGTTGATACTGgtttgttataagagaaaaatactgttatttaACTGAAACGgtatggctgataagttcaagcgaacagagtTATTAGcactgttcgcttgagcttattccgaactatttttgagctataaaacagtgttttcctctcttAACATTCCACACAAGCCAAATTTCAACATGAACCAAGGTGATTGTTTTTCGTGCATGTGGCGTGAGTACCAGATTGCTTTCCTGCCTGCTGTGAGCAATGGAGGATGGAGCTTCCGTTTCGTCGAATCGTGGTGCCTCCACGCCTGCCGGTGCCGGCAGTTGGCGTGCCTCGCAGCTGGTCGCCGTCTTCTGCCCGCTGACGCGCACGGCGTGCCTGCCCGCAAAATTGCGAACAGCAAGCCGCAGGCGCTCACGATGCACGCCtatgtaaagatggcaacgggcacggAATACCTGCGTACCCATGGATATCAAACCCGACGGGCACGGATACGGGCGACAGAGTGCATCCACGGGCACGGGTGCGGGCAGAGTTTTAAACCCAACGGGCATTTGTTAACGGGTAAGAAAATAGCCTATCCGTATCCGCAAACCTGCCTTACCtacctgacatgtggggtcatggCCAACCAAGTATATATTGGAAGACAAACCCTAGAATCCCCACCCGGCCACCCCAGCGCCGCAACCAGGGTTCGCCCGCGACGCATCCCTTGGAGGAATCGCACTGCGCGACTGCGCCGTGGCCAGTCCGCTCGCGCCCCTGCCCTTTGCGACCGTCGCGGTGCCGTAGCCCGCCGCCCCATGGCCCCGCCCCATGCCAGAATGTTGATGGCCGCTGCTTGCTGGcctccaaccccccccccccccccccgctcgcCGCTCATCCAGGGGCTCGGTGCGACCGCGCAGGCAGCGTAGCGCACTCGGCCACCGCCCGCTCTAGGCTAGGGCTCGACGACGACGCGTCGTGCCTCCCCAGACCCCAGCGGCATGCGGCCGGCATCGCACCTCCGGGCTTTGGCCTCCCCAGCGCCGTCGCTCCTCCACTCCGGCCTCCCTCAGACGGTCAGACCCCCAGCCCCCAGTTCCCCACTCGCGGCTCCCCCAGTTCCCCATGGCGGCCGGCCTCCCCTCTCCGACGTTGGTCGCCGGACACCGGCCTCCccgcaccgagccaccgaggctcCTTACACGGTCGTCCTCCCCGCTCTGAGGCTCCGACGCCGGCCCCCATCCTCCCTGCTCCGAAGCTCCGACCCAGGCCTCGCCCCTCCGACTGCCGGTCGCAGGACACCCGCTTCCCCGCACCGAGGCTCCTTCGCCGGCCGCCGTCCTCCCCGCTCTGAGTCCCCGACGCCGACCTGCCATCCTCCCTGCTCCGAAGCTCCGACCCTAGaccaccatccccgcctcgcAGGCTGTTGTCTCTGGCGGGTATGCGAGCATGCCCGCGGATAGCGGGCGCGGGCACATATATATTGTCACGGTGTGGGTTTGTGATTCCTATACCCGCACGGATTTTACCCATTGCCATTTTTACGCCTACCAGACTCCGTAGAGTTCTGGGTCCACGTACGGGATTGGCGAGATCATATTTTTTTAGATGGTAATAACAGATGTGTCGTCTCGTCACGGGACACTATCAATGGGTATATAACATTTGttttttaaataaataaaaataacagaaataatatttatatttatatttatctttatatgtgtatatatatatatatatatacacacacatataaagataaatataaatataaatattatttctgttatttatatatatatatatatatatatatatatatatatatatgatgacaaGTATGGGTGAAAatagtacggatatttttcgaccgtattcgataccgaattcgtttagaggggtttaaatctgtccgtatccgagtccggatattcaacaccCGATatcatatccgtatccgaatccttaaatcacatatttatgatgtcgatatccaatcgtatcctatccggcatggttgacactatccgtattcgaatccgaatccagataaaaatataaaaacaaatataatatcaataatatccgttcgtatccgatccgttttcatccctaacgaCAAGTCAAACAAGTAGCGTGGACTTCCGTGCCGGTTCTCCTCGCTGAATCCATCTGCCCGAGCCTCGTGGCAGTCATCACTTGGGCCGTAACGGCAGCCCAAGCCCACGCTTCCAGCTTCCTCGATGCCCGCCCGCCTCAATTGCACTCGTCACCGCCGTAACGGCCCAGCTGCTCCCATCCCTCTCTCGCTCTCCAGTCCCGACTCGTCCCGGCGTCCCGCCGCCGCCAACGATCGAGAAGAGGAGCTTCTGTTTCTACAGCGCATCGACAGTCGCCGGCCAGGACCGAGGGCCCCACTGATGGCGGAGGAAGCTGTATCCATGGAGGCGCCGCCACTCCACAAACCCTCCTCCCTGCGGGAAGCCGCCCTCGACGACGAGACCCGGGCCCTCGTCGCCCCCGACGCCGCCGACCTCCCGGCGTCTCCCCCATCCGCCGTCGAGGCCAATTTCGCGCGCTACTTCATCgcaggtaaaaatggcttgggcTTTTTTCATACGTACCTGAATAGGGTAGAAGGTTTGAGCTTTTCTTGGGACTTCGAGAGTTCGAGGTACGCTTGCTCTTAGAGACAGTGAAATTCGTAAGGCTGCTATGGAAGCTTAGGGATCTCAAGGACAAGGAGCTTATTTCATTACAGTATTGTCTTCTGACTTCTGAGTGAAGTGTTTAGCAATCTCACGTATGATTGAATAGGAAAATTAATGCGGTGTATATTCCGCCCTGCTAGATACTTCGGTGCCTATGTCATTTTTTAGTGTATTCTTGATTGATAATTGTTGTTTCATTTTTGTAATCGGAGCCACCTCAATGTTAAGGAATTGTAAAATGAATTAAGCACACTTGATTTGTTGGGTGTACATTTGTTTAATCGATCACTGTGGGAATATCAGTATCAACATCCAACTTGTTTATTTTTTTCTGGCCCATTGACCCATTCCAAACTTCCAACAACAACGACAACAGCAAATCATTTAAGTTCCAAACAAGTTagggataggctagagttgaaatccatcagaagcaatcaaggttcaggcacgtgaatagcaagctgtcttccaagcactcctatctaaggctaagtctttgggtatattccatcatttcaagtctccttttattgcctctacccaagtcaacttcggtcttcctctgcctctctttacgttactattctgacttaggattccactacgcaccggtgcatctagaggtttccgttgcacatgtccaaaccatctcaaccgatgttggacaagcttttcttcaattggcgctacccctaatctctctcgtatatcatcgttccgaactcgatcccttcttgtatgaccgcaaatccaacgcaacatacgtatttccgcgacacttagctgttgaacatgtcgtcttttcgtaggccaacattctgcaccatacaacatagcaggtctaatcgccgtcctataaaacttgccttttagcttctgtggtacccttttgtcacataggacaccagacgtttaccgtcacttcatccaccctgttttgattctatggctaacattttcgtcaatatccccgtccctctgtagcattgatcctaaatatcgaaaggtatccttcctaggcactacttgaccttccaaattaacatcttcctcctctcgagtagtagtgccgaagtcacatctcatatattcagttttagttctactgagtctaaaacctttgtactccaaagtctcccgccataactccagtttctgattcattcctgtccggctttcatcaactagcactacattgtccgcgaaaagcatacaccaagagatgtccccttgtatgtcccttgtgacctcatccatcactaaagcaaacaaaacaaataagggctcaaagctgacccttgatgtagtcctatcctaatcggaaagtcatccgtgtctccaccacttgttcgaactctagtcacaacattattgtacatgtccttaatgagcccgacgtacttcgttgggactttatgtttgtccaaagcccaccacataacattccttggtattttatcataagccttctccaagtcaataaaaaccatgtgtaggtcctttttcttctccctataccgctccataacttgtcttagtaagaaaatggcttccatggttgaccttctgggcatgaaaccaaattggttcatagagacccgcgttattgctctcaagcgatgctcgataactctctcccatagcttcatagtatggctcatcaacttaattccccggtaattcgtacaactttgaatatcccctttattcttgtagatcggtaccaatatacttctcctccactcatcaggcatcttgttcgatcaaaaaatatggttgaacagcttggttagccatactatagctatgtccccgaggcatctccacacctcgattgggataccatccggtcccatcgccttacctcctttcatccttttcaacgcctctctgacctcagattcttggattctccgcacaaagcgcctattggtgtcatcaaaagagtcatccaactgaaaggttgtgtccatattttcaccattgaataatttgtcaaaatactcttgccatcgatgtcggatctcatcctccttcaccaagagatgctccctttcattcttaatgcacttaacttggttgaagtcccgtgtctttctctcacgaaccctagccatcctataaatgtccttctctccttccttcgtactcaaatgttggtaaagatcctcgtacgctctaccctttgccacacttacagctcgctttgcagtcttctttgccaccttgtacttctctatgttgtccacactcctgtcatggtacaagcgtctatagcattatttcttctccttaatagccctttggacttcctcgttccaccaccaagtatctttagcctcgcgttcccttcctttggttactccacacatctctgaggctacctttcgaatattggttgccatcttgtcccacatgttgtttatgtcgttttcttccttccaagagccctctttgataaccctttccctaaatacctctgacgtctcccctttcagtttccaccactttgttctttcaatcttagcttgtttatccctacgggcacgcacctgaaaacgaaaatctgccaccaaaagcttatgttgagaaacaacacactcccctggtatcaccttgcaatccaagcatgctcgtttgtcctttcttctagCGAGGACAAAAGATCCTCGATTCCTTTGCTGTAAATTTTATTTTCAGCCTACTGTGTCTGCACTGTGTAGCCAGGGGATGTTCTCTAGCATTTGTGAGTTAACATCCTAGAATGTTTGACAAGTTTAGCTGTTATGTTGAGCCAGGGGAAGAAAATGTTTCTACTGGTTTCTAGACGTCTGCCTCAATACTCTAATTTCACTCTACTGCTTTATTGGGCAGATTTTCTGAATCCAGGGTATGATCAGTACGTGTATCGCCATCCAAACGGGTAGGTTTTCAATTTCGAAAAGTCAACATCAGGTTTTCGAGGCTTTAGGTGAAATTTGCATTTTCACAATGTGCATCTAAGGCTGGCAATAGTTCACTATGGTGTCTCTCTTCAAAGGGAATTATTTCTAAGTGCTGGATAACTAAGAAAGCTGAATGTGTGCTTCATAACATAATCGTGGTACTGTTTGATCTGCAAATAAATGATCTGTTCTTGTGTTAGGTATTTATTTTCTATACAATAACTCTAGTTGACAAGTGCCAATCAATGCCTTCCTGTTTTGTGAGTAATGCACATTGAGATTTCTAATGAGCCTTAATATCTATATTCTCATGGTTGCTTTGTTTTGTTGAAAAACTTTAGATTGTGTGTGGTTGGTTTAGCTCCAACCCATGTTGTGTTTAAAGAGGAAGGAGTAATAACCTCTGTTGACTTCAATGTCGGCAAGTCAGATCGCAGTGAGATGAAAGTCACAGGAAAACGCAAAAGGGTAACTAGACTGcttaaatgttttttttttaatttaaataaACGGCAGCATGAAATAATGTTCATTTTACATTGCAGAATGCACAACACTTGCAAGAAAATTCAGCATTGTGCAAAGTTTGTGTAAATGATAAATCTTTTATTGTGAGGTTGGTCCCCTTGATCTTAAAGATCACAGAAGTATGTCTGGGACATTATTGTTTTCTGCACTGCAGTGTTGCTTATGCTAAAGTTTTGCAGATGCTGCGTGAAAGGTTCCCTTTTGGAGATCAATGAAAGATTGATCAAACAACCAGATCTTCTTAATACCGCTGTGAGTACATCCTGTTGTCTGGCAAATTTCCTCTATTTCTTTGACTCTTTGTGTGCTTACTATATAATCTCCTTTTCTGTTCTAGTTGTGCTCTAGGCTTTTTGTTTAAGATAGGATATTAATTCGAGACTTTTGCTGCCTTTTCAATTCTATGTTTGTTTTCTTTACCAAATACTGGGCAGCACACATCTTTATTCATTTTTTTCCTTCATTTAGGCTGACAGGGAAGGATATATAGCAATCTTCCAGCCGAAATCAGCTGACTGGCTCAAAATTAAGGATAAATTTCTTAGTTATGAGGACTACAATAACTTGAGAGGAGTATGCTGACACCCAAAAGGTAACTGGTGCCATATTTTTCGCCTTTTTGGCTTTCACCTTCCACACTTTGAACACGAAGAAACACGTTCCAGACATCAATATCTGATTCCATATGGTCACTACTGTCTTTTTGCATCATTTTCTTGTGGCTTGCAATTAAATTCCTTTTGTCCATGCAGAAGATGTTTTGAACATGAAGCCAGCTGCTTAGGTGTGAGTGTTACTCAACCATTGCTGTGATGATATCTTTACTGCTCCAGATATTTGCAGTTGGATAGAAGCTTCATCAATCATCACATAGCTACTGCAACGCAAACGTGCGAACTGGACTCACTTTAA is from Miscanthus floridulus cultivar M001 chromosome 7, ASM1932011v1, whole genome shotgun sequence and encodes:
- the LOC136462590 gene encoding uncharacterized protein; the protein is MAEEAVSMEAPPLHKPSSLREAALDDETRALVAPDAADLPASPPSAVEANFARYFIADFLNPGYDQYVYRHPNGLCVVGLAPTHVVFKEEGVITSVDFNVGKSDRSEMKVTGKRKRNAQHLQENSALCKVCVNDKSFIVRCCVKGSLLEINERLIKQPDLLNTAADREGYIAIFQPKSADWLKIKDKFLSYEDYNNLRGVC